The following coding sequences lie in one Armatimonadota bacterium genomic window:
- a CDS encoding helix-turn-helix domain-containing protein: MAQRPVASLNTSDYDELISFIKRIRSEKGVSQEELSKRLGQSENFVLKIEHKDRRIDVVELLHLVEALGYRPDDAFGQLIKLLRS, encoded by the coding sequence GTGGCCCAACGCCCCGTCGCTTCTCTCAACACGTCTGACTACGACGAACTAATTTCGTTCATCAAGCGAATTCGGAGCGAGAAAGGTGTGAGCCAAGAAGAACTATCGAAGCGGCTCGGGCAATCCGAGAATTTTGTGCTGAAGATTGAGCATAAGGATAGGCGTATTGATGTTGTCGAGCTACTCCATCTCGTCGAGGCGCTCGGGTATCGACCAGACGACGCTTTTGGACAACTGATAAAGCTACTTCGTTCCTAG
- a CDS encoding helix-turn-helix domain-containing protein: MEPDTSPKLLFTVKAAAKRLSLSRAQLYRLIEQGDLDAVLIGRSRRISQSQLDAFIARLEQSKRLTVIH, from the coding sequence ATGGAACCTGACACTTCTCCAAAACTTCTGTTCACAGTCAAGGCTGCTGCCAAACGGCTCTCACTTAGCAGGGCTCAACTCTATCGCCTAATTGAGCAGGGAGACCTGGACGCGGTTCTAATTGGCCGGAGCAGGAGAATTTCTCAAAGCCAACTCGACGCATTCATCGCTCGGCTCGAACAGAGCAAGAGGTTGACCGTCATCCACTAA
- a CDS encoding tyrosine-type recombinase/integrase: MASRADSGDGSCRPIKTGKHVGKFRVQYSVETATGHTQRLSRIFKTKTEGKEFLRSLKRQEKVETARQNREMTLEEWVIWLAENDWPESIATVTIEQRKRRFRKYTKKHFGDTPLSKIDPMKVRAFYKELRENGAKETLVISVRADLVRAFNQAIVPYGRIPMTMANPFRLSVPQPRIRVAVALTPNEVKAGITGEKLDTSRRALLALLLLGGLRLGEMMAMKKSKLRFDENLIDIDVAVKVAFGGRQFLGLPKGDKTRSAIMSERLKEILLELVRDMGPDDYLWPKATINEPRMKKQVYEIWKTIVTDAGLPIDMSPHDCRLTHINIVEKLMPEVSQTTWKEHVGHAASGVSEIHYTRPLTPAQYILRESLDRVLG; this comes from the coding sequence ATGGCATCCAGAGCAGATAGTGGAGACGGTTCCTGCCGTCCTATAAAAACAGGTAAGCACGTTGGGAAATTCCGGGTTCAGTACAGCGTCGAAACAGCCACGGGACACACCCAACGGCTATCGAGAATCTTCAAGACAAAAACAGAAGGCAAAGAGTTTCTCCGGTCGCTCAAACGACAGGAGAAAGTTGAGACAGCTCGGCAAAACCGAGAAATGACATTGGAAGAGTGGGTTATATGGCTCGCTGAAAATGACTGGCCCGAGTCAATCGCTACAGTCACGATCGAACAGCGAAAGCGGCGGTTTCGGAAGTACACCAAAAAGCACTTTGGCGACACACCGTTGTCGAAGATCGACCCGATGAAGGTTCGTGCCTTCTATAAGGAATTGCGTGAGAACGGAGCAAAGGAGACTTTGGTCATTTCGGTTCGGGCTGACCTGGTTCGAGCATTCAACCAAGCTATCGTTCCGTACGGTCGCATCCCAATGACTATGGCAAATCCTTTCCGACTCTCCGTACCACAACCCAGAATTCGGGTAGCTGTTGCTCTCACCCCAAATGAAGTTAAAGCTGGCATTACCGGTGAAAAGCTCGACACGTCACGACGCGCATTGCTCGCACTCCTACTGCTTGGCGGTTTACGCCTTGGGGAGATGATGGCAATGAAGAAGTCAAAGCTTCGATTCGACGAGAACCTTATCGACATCGACGTGGCTGTAAAGGTTGCTTTTGGTGGTAGGCAGTTCCTCGGTCTCCCGAAGGGAGATAAGACGCGAAGTGCCATCATGTCCGAGCGACTCAAGGAAATTCTCCTTGAACTCGTTCGCGACATGGGTCCCGACGACTATCTGTGGCCCAAAGCCACGATCAACGAGCCTAGGATGAAAAAGCAGGTGTATGAAATTTGGAAAACCATCGTGACAGATGCTGGGCTTCCAATCGATATGTCTCCCCACGACTGTCGACTGACTCACATCAATATTGTCGAAAAGCTTATGCCAGAAGTCTCTCAGACCACTTGGAAAGAGCACGTAGGTCACGCGGCATCTGGTGTTTCTGAGATTCATTACACAAGGCCGCTAACGCCGGCTCAATACATTCTGCGAGAGTCGCTTGACCGCGTTCTCGGATAG